CTCACTAAAATCCTATACGTGTCCTGTAAGCATTTCTGATGATGATCTTGAGAACAAGCTGCAGATACAAAGATCTAATCATAGTCTCTTTCACATTGAATTACTACTAATGATAATCAAATCATTAGCAAATGaatgaaaaaatcaaaataatataattgtgCAGTCCACAAATccaaccaaaaagaaaaaaaaaaaaaaatctttacgAATCTATAGAGGGCGGGGAATAAAAAGTAACCTGAGAGCAGTAAAGCTCATCGCGCAGTGATGCAGATTTGAAATTAACAACAGTAAACATAGAAAGGGGGAAGTGAAGAACCCTAATCCCCAATCCAAATAAATGTCTCATTCACCGGACAAAACCCCAAGTCCTAACCCTAACCTCAGTCCAAGATCACCTGCATCTTCAAAACGGAGTAAAGCTTTAAGCTCACCGGACTTATGGTTCAAAGTCCAATCGCCAAAGAATGCAGCTTTGAAGATGCACATCAAATCCCTCTCTGCTATCTCATCAGCTTCCCCTCCCTCTGACACTGACTTTTCACTATTAACTGGATTTCAATCTTCGGCACTGGACCCTTCAGTTCCCGATTACACCTTACTCCTCTCCGACGAGCTCCTCCTCCAAATTTTCTCTAGGCTTCCTCTATCCCATTATGTATCTAATTCTCTTGTCTGCAAGCGCTGGTTGTATCTTCATGGCCGCTTGGTGCAATCCCTAAAGCTTACAGACTGGTCCTTTCTTAATTCGGGTCGGATATTTTTCCGCTTTCCCAACCTCACTGAGATTGACATCGTTAAAGCTTGTATTAGAACCCCAAGAAACTCCGGTATTTTGTTGACTCACAAGAATTTGTCGGTTCATATTGATACGCAATTCTCGCGCACGGAGTTTATCGAACAGAATGATCTCTTACCATACGATTTCCTTGATAGTGGACTTCAAATGATTGCTAAACGGTACCCTAATTTGAGGAGAATTTCTGCATTTGGCGCCAGCGAAACTGGGCTGTTGAGTATTTCAAATGAGTGCGAGATGTTGCAAGAACTGGAGTTGCACTGCTGTGGAGATTTATCGTTGAAGGGCATTTCGCAGTGTAGGAATTTGCAGGTAGTGAAATTGATTGGTTCTGTTGATGGGTTTTATACTTCGGTGGTGTCTGACATTGGATTAACGTTATTAGCGCAAGGGTGTAGGCGTTTAGTGAAGCTTGAGCTGTGTGGATGTGAAGGAAGCTATGATGGGATTAAAGCTATAGGACAATGTTGTCAAATGCTTGAGGAGTTTACTCTCTTTGATCATAGGATGGATGGCGGTTGGTTGGCTGCACTGTCATTTTGTAGCAATTTGAAGACTTTGAGGCTGCAGTCCTGCAAGATCATTGATTCAAGTCCAGGTCCTGACGAGCATTTGGGATCATGTCCTACTCTTGAAGAGCTGCATTTACAACAGTGTCTGATGCGGGATAAGCCAGGAGTGAAGGCGCTATTTTTAGTTTGCGAGGCTGTTAGGGAGATTGTTTTGCAGAACTGCTGGGGATTGGACGATGAGGTATTTGGCTCTGCAAGTCTTTGTAGGTATGAGGCTTTATGAATTGTgattttcattattaaatattcaattGTTTGTTCATTGCTAGCTTCACATGATATCGGTATGAGAATGAAACGGATGATATGAACTATGCCACTTATAGGGACAACTTAATCAttgcaaattaaatttttgtgttAGCACAGTATCTCTTTTTCATGATATATGATCATTTATTTTCTGCTGTACATtggtaatttatatatattttttaaatggccATCTTGGAAGAAAAAGTTAGGAGTTATGAAATGTACTCAAAAGTGTATATCCAAacaacttttcttttctcaaaGTGCTTTTTGCACTTCAAAATTTCCCTCTACAGTACATATGATTACAATTAAATCGTGCCTATGATGAGTAACTGAGAGAATTGTTGAAATCATTCCGCTCTTTCATAACCCTTGTGCAAATAATGCACCTAATCTAATTAAATGGCTTTTTCCCTTGTGGGTTGCCATTCATTTATAAATATAGCAGTCTTGAAGAGTAAAAATAAGTTCAATTAGATATTCTCTTGCATTGGGATTACGTTAGGCAAGTCAACATACTTTatcgaaaaggaaaaaaaaaagagaaggcaAGTTGTGTTACATTTGTGCTGTGGCCATTTGGTTTAGTAATTTGGTGTACTACAATGGGATATACACAGCAATTcagtgtttttttttcttttgaatagGAGGGTGAAGCTTCTGGCGCTAGAAGGATGTGCATCGCTGACAACAGGAGGTCTGGAGGCAGTTGTTCTTGATTGGAAGGACCTTCAAAAATTAAGAGTAATATCAAGCAACAAGATCAAGGACAGTGAAGTGAGTCCAGCCCTGGCATCTCTGTTCTCTGTTCTCAAAGAACTAAAATGGCGACCAGACACCAGGTCTATCCTGTCCTCAAGTCTTGCTGGAACTGGACTAGGAAATAAAGGTGGTAGATTTTTCAAGGGATTGAAGGGTTGAATGGGGCTCTTGAAGATTCTCCAGCATCTGGGGTTCATTTTGGTGAACATTAATGATTTACAAGGCAGCTGCAAAATGTTTGAGCTATACAGATGTTCTTTACATATTCCCTTTGATTATTTTATCCAATTTAGATGCTTAGCAGTCATGCAGAAAAAGAATTGATAAAGCTTTCCATAAAGAGCCTGGTAATTCATTTAGCGAGTAATCCGAGTTGGTAGGAAAAGTAGAATTGTAAATCTCCTCTTATTATTTCATGAATTATAGATTTCCCTCATTAATGCGCACTGTGCAGGTTCCTAGTATCTGTTTTTGTACCTTATCCATCAGAAGTGAGCAGTCTTATTAGAAGCAAGCACAATGGAGAATATTGATTGGATATATGAAtcgataaattgtaaaattttaaaggCCTGCAATTAAATGGAACAAATAATTGCTTTCTTTCTTGAGTTGTGTCTGTATAAGTTGCACAGGTGTTTCTGAGGCTTATTACGATTTTGTACAATGAGTTGCTCCTTGCTGCGTATTGTGAGGGGTAATAACGAAGTGGGACAAGTTACTTAAGACGCGCACATTGGTGAAACAAAAGTGAAGGTGTCCTAGTCCTTGTAGGGGAGAAGAAAAGAGATTCTATGGCGTTTCTCGAAAGCTGCTATCCAGTGTTTGGAATTTGCAGGATTGACGACAAGAACTGAATTAACTTAAGTTACTTTTTGCAATTTGATAAATCTTTCTTTTCCTCCtgctccatgatagatctggctttcttcttggtccatcatatgggtctctcaatgttcTATTTGATAAAAGGACCTGCAAAGTAAGGAAAGAcggtcaggggtctaccggggatGCCCCGGTTGAGACCCTCCGATGTttaagtcagattttatgaattAGAGTGGTATACttaggcaagagttgcagagaggAATAAAAATGGAGTTcaggaaggagaaggaagaagaaaccTCCCCCTGAAGAAGAGAGAGCCCCCTTTAAAAAAGAAGACCCCTCCCAGTCTATAGTGTTACCTGTCCATGTCGCTCAGGCCCAtacgtacggacgtgtcagaccccttctccacgccaggcggccatttaattctccctgtCATGCATGCGAACAGGGTTGGTGAGTGATTGGGCCTGCTTCCCTATTGGGCCTGTGCTCGTATCTGATCCGAATTGCCCTGGGTTGCTGGTCCCGGGCTTGTGAAATCAGGCTGTCTTTCGAGCGTATGGTCTGACGGGCTTTAGACTTGTGGCCTTCTTTTGGATCCGTCCTTATTCCTGGGCTAGGAAAGTCAGgcggttatcaattgcccctttacctcctcggcagttattccatgactggcaagggggtaaatccttaaactctattcatgaccgtGTGGCCTGAGAACTGCTCTTGTCGAAAGTGTCctttccttgcctttttattattatttttttgtctCTTTACTTTGATGTTTGAACGTATGGCGATATGGAGATGTGTATTCGATGGtgaatgatatttcacctcggcATGTACCTCATCATTATTTTTCACTTAGACTGTCTTCTGGCTTTGTCAATTTTGCTTAATTGATGGACCAGGCCGGCTCTACTGAGACTTTGCTAGTTGAACTGATCCGGGCTAAGAGCTCGGTGTCTGGTTAAGCTTCTAACTTGCGAGTTTTCCTTATTCTCATGAGGGCATTTCTATTTTTGACTCACGATCTCGTCAGTGTTGCGAGCTCGAAAATATGATACCTTGTTCCTCTTGAGATAACCTTTTGGCAGTTAGTGCGATTTGAGCTGTGTGCTCCACTGGGATAGAGAGCTCGGTCTTTTGtcgttttcctcttcctgggttATCCTTGTTAAAAATGTTTGTTTATGGTGAGTTAATCCGAGCTGTGAGCATAGTCCTTCGCCTTCATTTATCCTTTTATGTGTTCCTGCATTCGTGggccttttcatagagggagctcGGTTCTTTGTTATTTCTTCTATGCTTAACTTTATTCTACTTGAATGTTTTCATGTCGCGAGctcatccgagctgggagctcggttctttgctttttgcttaggcttttatgcctatAGCCTGTGACGCTGCCTGTATCGCGAGCTCGGGAGTTCGGAATTTCACTTTCTTCactttggtgccccgagctcttttgtgGACTCGGACTTAATTTCTTGTTTTCTTGTCGAGCCTTATATGGGCTATGTCTCAGTCTGACTGCTTGTTTGTTCGGCttcaacttttcttttatagacTTGTAGCCTCGCCGGTCTAGATATGAGGTCCCTCCACGCTTCTGGAGAGATCGACCCTGGATTGAAGAGGTCGGACTATCTGTTTTGGACTTGACCATACTGCAGTTTGATTCTTTTGTATCCTAATGAGTCGGGGCTTTCTACTGCCCTATTCGGTCTTTTAGAGTGGTTTATTTGGCTTTTTACGTTGCTCCTGTCCCCTTGATTCTTTATCTGAACATTTGGCTCTCGTGTATGTATTGGTTAGTTGGGttttttgcccccgagtgttttctGGGCTGTCTTCCCtcgagcgttttgcgggctctttgctgtttagacctctctctaggctagttgagttggtttagtgCTAGCGGTCAATTCTCAAGGTCGGTGTCTCTTAGGATTGCCTCTGATTCTTTGTTTGGCTCtgtattttggtatgcattttgcttaggattcgcctcgccttaattcggtctgcctattggatttaccagtaccgggctcattttcttgagatcggcatggtgCTTTGGCGCCGTGAGCGTTGCATCGGCCTTTAGCAGGTCGTATTGTTACACAATACAGGCGTTGGGGCGACTTAGTTTAATTTCGTTATATGCTGGTTACTTTGCGAGATCGGGGTCTTATTAGCCTGTGATCCGAGCTCCTTCGAGAGGTCggattcaaatttttttatttctattccaGCACCCTCTTGAGGTTAGCACGACACTTTGGCGCTTTTGGCTGTTGTGcgagatcaaagtctctttaccttatgactcgagctcctttgggaggtcggagtttaacttttcatttatggtgtcgtgccccaatcttttatgtgaggtcggaactatgttcttatgagttgtttttgcgtgTTGTCATTGTATACCGCTGTTTGCTGTGAGCATGTGACAC
The sequence above is a segment of the Manihot esculenta cultivar AM560-2 chromosome 5, M.esculenta_v8, whole genome shotgun sequence genome. Coding sequences within it:
- the LOC110614607 gene encoding F-box protein At5g51380 isoform X2, with translation MSHSPDKTPSPNPNLSPRSPASSKRSKALSSPDLWFKVQSPKNAALKMHIKSLSAISSASPPSDTDFSLLTGFQSSALDPSVPDYTLLLSDELLLQIFSRLPLSHYVSNSLVCKRWLYLHGRLVQSLKLTDWSFLNSGRIFFRFPNLTEIDIVKACIRTPRNSGILLTHKNLSVHIDTQFSRTEFIEQNDLLPYDFLDSGLQMIAKRYPNLRRISAFGASETGLLSISNECEMLQELELHCCGDLSLKGISQCRNLQVVKLIGSVDGFYTSVVSDIGLTLLAQGCRRLVKLELCGCEGSYDGIKAIGQCCQMLEEFTLFDHRMDGGWLAALSFCSNLKTLRLQSCKIIDSSPGPDEHLGSCPTLEELHLQQCLMRDKPGVKALFLVCEAVREIVLQNCWGLDDEEGEASGARRMCIADNRRSGGSCS
- the LOC110614607 gene encoding F-box protein At5g51370 isoform X1: MSHSPDKTPSPNPNLSPRSPASSKRSKALSSPDLWFKVQSPKNAALKMHIKSLSAISSASPPSDTDFSLLTGFQSSALDPSVPDYTLLLSDELLLQIFSRLPLSHYVSNSLVCKRWLYLHGRLVQSLKLTDWSFLNSGRIFFRFPNLTEIDIVKACIRTPRNSGILLTHKNLSVHIDTQFSRTEFIEQNDLLPYDFLDSGLQMIAKRYPNLRRISAFGASETGLLSISNECEMLQELELHCCGDLSLKGISQCRNLQVVKLIGSVDGFYTSVVSDIGLTLLAQGCRRLVKLELCGCEGSYDGIKAIGQCCQMLEEFTLFDHRMDGGWLAALSFCSNLKTLRLQSCKIIDSSPGPDEHLGSCPTLEELHLQQCLMRDKPGVKALFLVCEAVREIVLQNCWGLDDEVFGSASLCRRVKLLALEGCASLTTGGLEAVVLDWKDLQKLRVISSNKIKDSEVSPALASLFSVLKELKWRPDTRSILSSSLAGTGLGNKGGRFFKGLKG